From a region of the Candidatus Zixiibacteriota bacterium genome:
- a CDS encoding manganese efflux pump MntP family protein, with translation MGIKAGKIDRWTVFRLSWHFGFMQFGMPVVGYLAGEFIVKYVGSLGNWMAAAILFVIGVRAIWEQFKPEEEQWHGDPTRGVSLIVLMFATSIDALAAGLSLALIGTEILSPALLIGVVAAAMTIVGLVFGRALGLRFSRSAAIFGGLILIGLAVKTVL, from the coding sequence GTGGGGATCAAAGCGGGAAAGATCGACCGCTGGACGGTCTTTCGTCTGAGTTGGCATTTCGGTTTCATGCAATTCGGGATGCCGGTGGTCGGTTATCTGGCCGGTGAGTTCATTGTCAAATACGTAGGTTCTCTGGGCAATTGGATGGCAGCGGCGATTCTGTTCGTCATCGGCGTTCGGGCCATCTGGGAGCAGTTCAAACCGGAAGAGGAGCAATGGCACGGTGATCCGACCCGCGGCGTGAGCCTGATCGTGCTGATGTTTGCTACCTCAATCGATGCTCTGGCGGCCGGTTTGTCGCTGGCCCTGATCGGGACGGAGATTCTGAGTCCGGCGCTGTTGATCGGCGTAGTGGCGGCGGCGATGACGATTGTCGGTCTGGTTTTCGGCCGTGCTTTAGGATTACGTTTCTCTCGTTCAGCGGCGATTTTTGGCGGATTGATTCTGATCGGCCTGGCCGTCAAAACGGTTCTTTAA
- a CDS encoding NAD(P)/FAD-dependent oxidoreductase: MPSAKPPVIVIGGGAAGLMAAAEAARCGAPVVILEKMTRPGRKLRITGKGRCNLTNIAEKREFISHFGPQGKFLHQAFARFFSDDLVKLMKSFGVTVKTEENGKVFPEGDSATAVVDALVDQAARLGVVTRTNCAVESILSEGESISVQVADGEILPASAVILATGGASYPATGSTGDGYRLAASLGHTIVPTRPALVPLETSGPEAAELQGLSLQDVRATILVDDKRVAHRVGDMLFTHFGVSGPIILSLSLSAVDALAAGQQVKVVIDLQPTLDEASLDACLLRDIQEHGQRQLQTLLKNLLPNRMIPLCCRHTGVSGEKPANQITGEERKRLRRWLKGFMLEIRGHRGYNEATVTAGGVSLKEVNPKTMASKRVPGLFFAGEVLDINGDTGGYNLQAAFSTGWVAGHAAAGAQTVP; the protein is encoded by the coding sequence ATGCCCTCAGCTAAGCCGCCCGTCATCGTTATCGGCGGCGGAGCCGCCGGTCTCATGGCCGCGGCCGAGGCCGCCCGTTGCGGCGCGCCGGTTGTCATCCTCGAAAAGATGACACGTCCTGGACGCAAGCTGCGCATCACCGGCAAAGGCCGCTGCAACCTGACCAATATCGCCGAGAAGCGAGAATTCATAAGTCACTTCGGACCGCAGGGGAAATTCCTCCACCAGGCCTTCGCCCGCTTCTTCTCCGACGACCTCGTGAAGTTAATGAAGTCGTTCGGCGTGACGGTCAAGACCGAGGAGAACGGGAAAGTCTTCCCCGAAGGCGACAGCGCCACGGCGGTGGTCGACGCCCTCGTCGACCAGGCCGCACGCCTCGGCGTCGTCACGCGAACCAACTGCGCAGTCGAGTCAATCCTGAGCGAGGGGGAGTCGATCTCAGTGCAGGTCGCAGACGGCGAAATCCTCCCCGCCTCGGCGGTCATCCTCGCCACCGGCGGGGCCTCCTACCCTGCCACCGGGTCAACCGGCGACGGCTACCGTCTGGCCGCCAGTCTGGGTCACACCATCGTGCCCACCCGACCGGCCCTCGTACCGCTGGAGACTTCAGGACCGGAAGCAGCCGAACTCCAGGGATTGTCCCTGCAGGACGTTCGAGCCACCATCCTCGTTGACGATAAACGCGTAGCCCACCGCGTCGGCGACATGTTGTTCACTCACTTTGGCGTGTCGGGACCGATCATTCTGTCGCTCAGTTTGTCGGCGGTCGACGCCCTCGCGGCGGGACAACAGGTCAAGGTGGTGATAGATTTGCAGCCCACTCTCGATGAAGCCAGTTTGGATGCATGCCTTCTGCGAGACATTCAGGAACACGGTCAACGACAGCTCCAAACCCTTTTGAAGAATCTGTTGCCTAATCGCATGATCCCGCTTTGCTGCCGTCACACAGGAGTCTCGGGAGAAAAGCCCGCCAACCAGATTACCGGCGAGGAACGCAAGCGTCTGCGACGCTGGTTGAAAGGATTCATGCTCGAAATCCGCGGCCATCGCGGTTACAACGAAGCGACCGTCACCGCGGGCGGCGTCAGCCTGAAAGAGGTTAATCCCAAAACGATGGCCTCCAAACGCGTACCGGGCTTGTTCTTTGCCGGCGAGGTGCTGGACATCAACGGCGACACCGGCGGCTACAATCTTCAGGCGGCCTTTTCGACGGGCTGGGTTGCCGGCCATGCCGCCGCCGGAGCGCAAACCGTTCCGTGA